In the genome of Nocardia sp. NBC_00416, one region contains:
- a CDS encoding phosphoribosyltransferase, giving the protein MLYADRVTAGRALGSELTHLRATDPLVLGLPRGGVPVAAAVREVIGGDLDILLVRKLGVPWQPELAAGAIGEQGVRVINSDVLRQTGLDRARLDAIEADERAELDRRRVLWRGDIPPIPLLDRTVVIVDDGVATGATVVVACRVARAQRPRRVVVAVPVSAPEALEWIRAEADEVVCPHAPSALAGVGGAYRDFHQLEDSEVTGLLRPDTR; this is encoded by the coding sequence ATGCTCTACGCCGACCGTGTGACCGCCGGACGCGCGCTGGGAAGCGAACTGACGCACCTGCGTGCGACGGACCCGCTGGTGCTCGGGCTACCGCGCGGGGGAGTGCCGGTGGCGGCGGCGGTCCGCGAAGTCATCGGCGGCGATCTGGATATCCTGCTGGTCCGCAAGCTGGGTGTGCCCTGGCAACCGGAGTTGGCGGCCGGGGCGATCGGTGAGCAGGGGGTCCGAGTGATCAACTCCGACGTCCTGCGCCAGACCGGACTGGACCGGGCGCGGCTGGACGCGATCGAAGCCGATGAGCGGGCCGAACTGGATCGTCGCCGCGTGCTGTGGCGGGGCGACATCCCGCCGATCCCGCTGCTGGACCGCACCGTGGTGATCGTCGACGACGGTGTCGCCACCGGTGCGACGGTGGTCGTGGCGTGCCGGGTGGCCCGGGCCCAGCGACCCCGGCGGGTCGTGGTGGCGGTGCCGGTCTCGGCGCCCGAGGCGCTCGAATGGATCCGCGCCGAGGCCGACGAGGTGGTGTGCCCGCACGCGCCGTCGGCGCTGGCCGGGGTGGGCGGGGCCTACCGCGACTTCCATCAGCTCGAGGACAGCGAGGTCACCGGATTGCTCCGCCCGGACACCCGGTGA
- a CDS encoding carbon-nitrogen hydrolase family protein, which produces MEADPADSLGPSSTGPVDIAAVQFAPHTDIDANLAALTAHVRAAAERGARVVVAPEYSMFALGRLDDRARAAAQPLDGPFVSALAALAADTGVHLVAGVVETTAPADGRIHNTLVVLGPDGSLCARYRKVHLYDAFGQRESEVVRPGPLDETALFTVEGLTFGLQTCFDLRFPEGFRRLAAAGAEVLLLPAQWIPGPGKVDQWTTLLRARAIENTVYVAAADQCGPRGAGYSMIVDPAGRVLGELADEPGIVAARLEPEVLDRVRTSNPSLALRRFAVGAPVAGSVEG; this is translated from the coding sequence ATGGAAGCCGACCCTGCCGACTCCCTCGGGCCCTCCTCCACCGGCCCCGTGGACATCGCCGCGGTGCAGTTCGCGCCGCATACCGATATCGATGCCAACCTGGCGGCTCTCACCGCCCACGTGCGCGCCGCGGCCGAACGCGGGGCCCGCGTGGTGGTCGCTCCGGAGTACTCGATGTTCGCGCTGGGCCGCCTGGACGATCGGGCCCGCGCCGCCGCCCAACCGCTGGACGGTCCGTTCGTCAGCGCACTGGCCGCACTGGCCGCGGATACCGGGGTCCACCTGGTGGCCGGCGTCGTCGAGACGACCGCCCCGGCGGACGGCCGGATCCACAACACCCTGGTCGTTCTCGGGCCCGACGGGTCGCTGTGCGCGCGGTACCGCAAGGTGCACCTCTACGACGCCTTCGGGCAGCGCGAATCGGAGGTCGTGCGGCCCGGACCGCTCGACGAGACGGCCCTGTTCACCGTCGAGGGCCTGACCTTCGGCCTGCAGACCTGCTTCGACCTGCGGTTCCCGGAGGGTTTCCGGCGGCTGGCGGCCGCGGGCGCCGAGGTTCTGCTGTTACCTGCCCAGTGGATCCCGGGACCGGGCAAGGTCGACCAGTGGACCACCCTGCTACGCGCCCGGGCCATCGAGAACACGGTGTACGTGGCCGCGGCCGATCAGTGCGGACCGCGGGGTGCGGGGTACTCGATGATCGTCGACCCGGCGGGCCGGGTGCTCGGCGAACTCGCCGACGAGCCGGGCATCGTCGCGGCGCGGCTGGAGCCCGAAGTCCTGGACCGCGTCCGCACCTCCAACCCGAGCCTCGCCCTGCGCAGGTTCGCCGTCGGCGCGCCGGTGGCGGGTAGCGTCGAAGGATAA